The following nucleotide sequence is from Cellulosilyticum sp. I15G10I2.
TTTTCAACTAATAGGTGGCACAAATAGTATGAGTGCTCCAATAACAACTATTGCAATAAGCCCTATCAGTAGTGCATACTCAACCATCTCCTGCCCTTTTTTATTATTTAGCCTTGAGAGCACATATGTATCAAATAGTTGTAACATAGCCATTCCTCCCTTAAATAAATATTTCTGTTTCGTTAATAGTATTATATCCTTTTCTCCTTTCTCTTTGAAGATTACAAAGGTCCTATTCAATAGGTAAAAAAGTCATAAAAAAACAGGGACTAAAGTCCCTACTCATCGCCATGTTTTATTTTATAATAATCTTCAATATTATTTTGTAGTGCGACAAGCGTCGCCTGAACACGATCATATACATTAATCTTCCTAAAAAGTGCTGTCGCATAATTCTTAACTGTTTTTTCTGATAGGTAAAGCTGTTCTCCTATTTCCTTATTACTTAATCCTTTAGCAATTTTAAAAAGAACCTCAAGTTCTCGCTTAGTAAGTGGATCTAAGGGACTCACTTCTTTTTTATCTTTATCTCTCATATCTAGAAATAAAAAGGATATTAAGGATTTATCGATATATTTTTCACCCTTATAGACCATTTTAATTGCACTGACTATTTCTTTTCCAGCCGAATCTTTTAACATATAGCCATCAGCGCCGATATCAATAGCCGTACGAATTGTTTTTCTATCATTTTCAATGGTTAGCATAATAATTTTAATATCTGTATTTTTCTCTTTTACAAGTTTTAGGACCTCAATACCATTTTTTAGCGGCATATTGCAATCTAGCAGGATCACATCAGGTGTACA
It contains:
- a CDS encoding Flp family type IVb pilin, yielding MLQLFDTYVLSRLNNKKGQEMVEYALLIGLIAIVVIGALILFVPPIS
- a CDS encoding response regulator, with translation MKKEVIKVFIADDHDIIRQGLRRIISFEEELCIIGEAPDGDKALALIAECTPDVILLDCNMPLKNGIEVLKLVKEKNTDIKIIMLTIENDRKTIRTAIDIGADGYMLKDSAGKEIVSAIKMVYKGEKYIDKSLISFLFLDMRDKDKKEVSPLDPLTKRELEVLFKIAKGLSNKEIGEQLYLSEKTVKNYATALFRKINVYDRVQATLVALQNNIEDYYKIKHGDE